Proteins from one Fragaria vesca subsp. vesca linkage group LG6, FraVesHawaii_1.0, whole genome shotgun sequence genomic window:
- the LOC101311699 gene encoding protein FAR-RED IMPAIRED RESPONSE 1-like: MDENRRLVGILVDGQDNMNDGRVIENMIVVPLVEEAQNSGGGVVSSPKRDVQLFEGDADLEPKNGIEFDSHEAAYSFYQEYAKSMGFTTSIKNSRRSKKSKEFIDAKFACSRYGVTPESDSGSSRRPTVKKTDCKASMHVKRRADGKWIIHEFIKEHNHELLPALAYHFRIHRNVKLAEKNNMDILQAVSERTRKMYVEMSRQSGGYQNTGFVRADTKYQFDKCQDLGLDEGDAQVMLEYFKRIQKDNPNFFYAIDLNEEQRVRNLFWVDAKSRSDYKSFNDVVSFDTSYIKINEKLPFAPFVGVNHHYQPMLLGCALIADETKATFVWLLKTWVRAMGGLNPKVIISDQDNALKAAIEEVFQDARHCFSLWNILEKIPEVLAPVIKRHENFLPKFHKCIFKSWTDEQFDLKWFKMVTRFELQDDEWIRSLYDDRKRWVPTYLGDTFLAGMCTTMRSESMNSFFDKYIHKKITLREFVKQYGTILQNRYDEEAIADFDTWHKQPALKSPSPWEKQMSTIYTHAVFRKFQVEVLGVVGCQPKKEHEDGLTTTFRVQDCEKEEYFMVTWTESKSEVSCSCRLFEYKGFLCRHSLIVLQICGLSSIPPHYILKRWTKDAKSGQLILEGSELVQTRVQRYNDLCKRAIELSEEGSLSEETYNIALRTLVEALKNCVNVNNSNTTVVDFSSSVHSIREAEEENQGSLAAKPGRKRNTNRKRKVQAEQDVMIGEAQDSLQQMDNLSSDGIALSGYYGAQHGLVQLNLMEPPHDNYYVNQESMQGLGQLNSIAPNDDGFFGTQQIHGLGQLDFRPSSSFSYSLQDEPHLRSSELHGSSSRH, from the exons ATGGATGAAAATCGAAGATTGGTTGGAATTTTAGTTGACGGTCAAGACAATATGAATGATGGTAGAGTAATTGAAAATATGATCGTGGTTCCTCTTGTGGAAGAAGCACAAAATAGTGGTGGCGGGGTCGTCAGTTCTCCTAAAAGGGATGTTCAACTGTTTGAGGGGGATGCAGATCTTGAACCAAAAAATGGCATTGAATTTGATTCACATGAGGCGGCATACTCATTTTATCAAGAATATGCCAAGTCTATGGGGTTCACCACATCGATAAAAAACAGTCGGCGTTCAAAGAAATCAAAAGAGTTTATTGATGCCAAATTCGCATGTTCGCGGTATGGAGTAACACCAGAATCTGATAGTGGGAGTAGTCGTCGACCAACTGTGAAAAAGACAGACTGCAAAGCCAGCATGCATGTGAAGAGAAGGGCAGATGGAAAGTGGATTATTCATGAATTCATCAAGGAGCATAATCATGAGCTTTTACCAGCTCTAGCATATCATTTTCGGATTCATAGGAATGTAAAGTTAGCTGAAAAGAATAATATGGATATCTTGCAAGCAGTCAGTGAACGCACTAGAAAGATGTATGTTGAAATGTCTCGACAATCTGGTGGCTATCAAAATACTGGGTTTGTTCGGGCTGACACAAAGTATCAGTTTGATAAATGCCAGGATTTAGGTTTGGATGAGGGAGATGCTCAAGTAATGCTTGAATACTTTAAGCGTATCCAGAAGGACAACCCTAACTTCTTTTATGCTATAGATTTGAACGAGGAGCAGCGGGTGAGAAATTTGTTTTGGGTTGATGCAAAGAGTAGGAGTGATTATAAGAGTTTTAACGATGTTGTCTCTTTTGATACCTCTTACATCAAGATCAACGAGAAGTTGCCATTTGCACCTTTTGTTGGGGTGAACCACCACTATCAGCCAATGTTGCTTGGTTGTGCGTTAATTGCAGATGAGACTAAAGCCACATTTGTATGGTTGTTGAAGACATGGGTTAGAGCTATGGGTGGGCTAAATCCTAAGGTGATTATCTCTGATCAAGACAATGCCTTGAAGGCAGCTATTGAAGAAGTCTTTCAAGATGCACGTCACTGCTTTTCACTTTGGAATATATTGGAGAAGATTCCTGAAGTTCTTGCTCCTGTAATCAAACGGCATGAGAATTTCTTGCCAAAGTTTCACAAGTGCATTTTTAAGTCATGGACAGATGAACAGTTTGACTTGAAATGGTTTAAAATGGTTACCAGATTTGAACTTCAAGATGACGAATGGATTCGTTCGCTGTATGATGATCGTAAAAGATGGGTGCCTACTTATTTGGGAGATACTTTTTTAGCTGGAATGTGTACAACTATGCGTTCTGAGAGTATGAACTCTTTCTTCGACAAATACATACACAAGAAAATTACTCTGAGAGAGTTTGTCAAACAATACGGGACAATTCTACAAAATAGATATGACGAGGAAGCAATTGCGGATTTTGATACGTGGCACAAACAGCCTGCATTAAAGTCTCCTTCTCCTTGGGAAAAACAAATGTCAACAATTTACACTCATGCTGTGTTCAGAAAATTTCAAGTTGAGGTCTTAGGTGTAGTTGGCTGCCAGCCAAAGAAAGAACATGAAGATGGATTAACTACCACATTCAGAGTTCAAGACTGTGAAAAGGAAGAATATTTTATGGTAACCTGGACTGAATCAAAGTCAGAGGTTTCTTGTTCTTGTCGTTTGTTCGAGTACAAAGGTTTCCTTTGCAGACATTCACTGATTGTTCTTCAAATTTGTGGTCTTTCAAGCATCCCGCCTCATTATATTTTGAAAAGGTGGACAAAAGATGCAAAAAGCGGGCAATTGATCCTTGAAGGTTCAGAGCTAGTACAGACTAGGGTACAACGCTACAATGATTTATGTAAACGAGCCATTGAATTGAGTGAAGAAGGATCATTATCTGAAGAGACTTATAATATTGCTTTGCGCACACTTGTAGAGGCTTTGAAGAACTGCGTGAATGTGAACAATTCTAATACCACTGTTGTGGACTTTAGTAGCAGTGTTCACAGTATTCGTGAAGCAGAAGAAGAAAATCAAGGAAGCCTTGCTGCAAAACCCGGTAGGAAGAGAAATACAAATAGGAAAAGAAAG GTGCAAGCAGAACAAGATGTCATGATTGGCGAAGCACAAGACAGCTTGCAGCAAATG GATAATTTGAGCTCAGATGGTATAGCGCTTAGTGGATATTATGGTGCTCAACATGGACTG GTTCAGTTAAACTTAATGGAGCCACCCCATGATAATTACTATGTTAACCAGGAGAGTATGCAAGGGCTG GGACAACTGAATTCGATAGCACCCAATGATGATGGTTTTTTTGGGACTCAACAAATTCATGGGCTG GGACAATTGGACTTCCGACCATCGTCTAGTTTCAGTTATAGCTTACAG GATGAACCTCATTTGAGATCTTCAGAGTTGCATGGTAGTTCTTCAAGACATTAA
- the LOC101307709 gene encoding protein FAR1-RELATED SEQUENCE 2-like, which produces MEIDLELPSCEQDKLDTRLNEDVNVVDATDEINVGKKSENVKEAHGLSTNESVDDANNVEVSVVDKGVVGIVDAGDEMNVEKSSEHVWEAGGSSANKSGSDFQGPGDVNNVVVNVVDKAVGVVRELEIGLEFETKEDAYSYYREYARSVGFGITIIASRRSKRTGKFIDIKLACSRYRKQEAGDREKQSVNLINTGCKAGLHMKKRENEKWYIHSFNKEHNHEMTDGFIVPGGRNKRPATVACQKKGLQFSLDEDDVKVMFEQLMCMQDENPNFFYAIDFDPEKRLRSVFWVDAKGRRDYNSFCDVVLFDTYYVRNNYKIPSVPIVGVNHHFQYILLGCALIGDKTREAFVWLMRTWLKAVGGQAPRVIITDQDKYLKEAVVDVFTDACHRFCLWHVLTRINENVGCSINEDATFLAKLNKCIYRSWTFQQFEQRWWKLINRFELKENECLCLLYEDREYWAPTYMQDSCSVGISTVERSGSITSFFDRYISQETTVKDFMEQYKAFLKDSYDMEATAASEAQNKQPELRSLSPFEKQISTIYTDTIFRMFQVEALGVDSCHLQKDGHDEATVIFRVHDLEERQNFFVAWNEPESRVCCLCHSFEYKGLLCRHALLVLHMSGVSSIPSNYILKRWMKDARVGHTVSDVSKSLNYRVQRFNDLCKLAVKLGEQGSLSPETYQIACHTLEEVLKQCVHINKSVRGVSEPNASSIHGSNDVEEEKYSGAMVKLSKKKKTHRKRKGETEPDGIPVRFQDSRQKMELINSGVHNLDSCRVSQQESQGELGSKGCAQDSCYGAQQIMQEMGRLNSVSPIHDGSYGNQQASQGLLHTLPPRVGLYGTQQSMQGMFQGQLGFRAPAVHSSFDIRDTLKDMEQSAGTSRFHGNTSKHPHNKHLPQ; this is translated from the exons ATGGAGATAGATCTTGAACTGCCCTCATGTGAGCAGGACAAGTTAGATACTAGGTTGAATGAAGATGTTAATGTTGTGGATGCCACGGATGAGATAAATGTTGGAAAGAAGAGTGAAAATGTGAAGGAAGCTCATGGATTGAGCACAAACGAGAGTGTTGATGATGCAAACAATGTTGAAGTGAGTGTAGTTGATAAGGGGGTTGTTGGTATTGTGGATGCCGGAGATGAAATGAATGTTGAGAAGAGTAGTGAGCATGTTTGGGAAGCTGGTGGGTCAAGTGCAAACAAAAGTGGTTCTGATTTTCAGGGGCCGGGTGATGTTAACAATGTTGTGGTGAATGTAGTTGATAAGGCGGTTGGGGTTGTTCGTGAGCTTGAAATTGGTTTGGAGTTTGAGACTAAGGAAGATGCTTATTCCTACTACAGAGAATATGCTCGGTCGGTGGGGTTTGGCATCACAATTATAGCCAGCAGGCGCTCAAAAAGAACTGGAAAATTCATTGACATAAAGCTTGCATGTTCTAGATATCGAAAACAGGAAGCTGGCGATAGAGAAAAACAAAGTGTCAACCTAATCAACACAGGCTGCAAAGCTGGCTTGCATATGAAGAAGCGAGAGAATGAAAAATGGTATATACATAGTTTTAACAAGGAGCATAACCATGAGATGACGGATGGTTTTATTGTTCCAGGGGGAAGAAACAAGAGACCTGCAACTGTTGCCTGTCAGAAGAAGGGTCTGCAGTTCTCTTTAGATGAGGATGATGTCAAAGTAATGTTTGAACAGTTGATGTGTATGCAGGATGAAAATCCCAACTTTTTCTATGCCATAGATTTTGACCCTGAAAAACGATTGAGAAGTGTATTTTGGGTTGACGCAAAGGGTAGACGTGATTATAACAGTTTCTGTGATGTAGTCTTGTTTGATACTTACTATGTTAGAAACAACTATAAAATTCCTTCAGTTCCTATTGTTGGCGTTAATCATCACTTTCAGTACATTTTACTTGGATGTGCATTGATTGGAGATAAGACTAGGGAAGCTTTTGTTTGGTTGATGCGGACATGGCTAAAAGCTGTGGGTGGTCAAGCTCCCAGAGTGATTATTACAGATCAAGACAAATACCTGAAGGAAGCTGTAGTTGATGTTTTTACTGATGCATGCCATCGTTTTTGTTTATGGCATGTATTGACTAGGATTAATGAGAATGTGGGTTGTTCCATAAATGAAGATGCAACGTTTCTGGCAAAACTGAACAAATGCATTTACCGGTCTTGGACTTTTCAGCAATTTGAACAGAGATGGTGGAAATTGATTAACAGGTTTGAACTAAAGGAAAATGAATGCCTTTGCTTATTGTATGAAGATCGGGAATACTGGGCTCCTACTTATATGCAGGACTCGTGTTCAGTTGGAATATCAACAGTTGAGCGATCTGGAAGTATAACTTCATTTTTTGATAGGTACATATCTCAAGAAACTACAGTTAAGGATTTTATGGAGCAGTATAAAGCATTTTTGAAAGACAGTTATGACATGGAAGCCACTGCTGCTTCTGAAGCACAGAATAAACAACCTGAATTAAGATCACTGTCACCTTTTGAGAAACAAATCTCAACTATATATACAGATACAATATTTAGAATGTTTCAAGTTGAAGCTTTGGGAGTAGATTCTTGTCATTTGCAGAAGGATGGTCATGATGAAGCAACTGTAATATTCCGAGTTCATGACTTGGAAGAACGGCAGAATTTCTTCGTAGCTTGGAATGAACCAGAATCAAGAGTCTGCTGTTTATGTCATTCATTTGAATACAAAGGTTTACTCTGTAGACATGCACTTCTAGTCCTTCATATGTCTGGTGTTTCCAGTATCCCATCCAATTACATTCTGAAGCGCTGGATGAAAGATGCAAGAGTTGGGCACACTGTTAGTGATGTGTCAAAGAGTCTTAACTACAGGGTGCAGCGGTTCAATGATCTATGCAAATTAGCCGTTAAATTGGGTGAGCAGGGGTCGTTGTCTCCAGAAACTTACCAGATTGCATGTCACACGTTAGAAGAAGTATTGAAACAATGTGTCCATATCAACAAGTCTGTAAGGGGGGTTTCAGAACCCAACGCGTCATCTATTCATGGGTCAAATGATGTTGAAGAAGAGAAATACAGTGGTGCAATGGTGAAGTTGTCTAAGAAAAAGAAAACACACAGAAAAAGAAAG GGGGAAACTGAGCCAGATGGTATACCTGTCAGGTTCCAAGATAGCCGCCAGAAGATG GAATTGATAAACTCTGGAGTACATAACCTTGATAGTTGTCGTGTTTCTCAGCAGGAATCGCAAGGG GAACTTGGTTCTAAAGGTTGTGCTCAAGACAGCTGTTATGGTGCTCAGCAGATTATGCAAGAAATG GGACGGTTAAACTCGGTTTCTCCTATCCATGATGGTTCCTATGGAAATCAACAGGCCTCACAG GGACTTTTGCATACGTTACCGCCCCGTGTTGGTCTTTATGGGACCCAACAGAGTATGCAAGGAATG TTTCAGGGTCAACTTGGTTTCAGAGCACCAGCTGTGCATAGCTCGTTCGACATAAGGGACACTCTAAAAGATATG GAACAGTCTGCAGGAACCTCACGCTTTCATGGCAACACATCAAAGCATCCACACAATAAGCACTTACCGCAGTAG
- the LOC101308006 gene encoding cytochrome P450 97B2, chloroplastic-like: MAAYSPPTLLNLSFQRSDYGYLHSSTTTNLLNPKLKRSSIRCQSTSTEDPKTKRNLLDNASNLLTNLLSGGNLGSMPIAEGAVTDLFDRPLFFSLYDWFIEHGSVYKLAFGPKAFVVVSDPIVARHILRENAFGYDKGVLADILEPIMGKGLIPADLETWKQRRRVIAPGFHAVYLEAMVKMFCDCSERTVSKVEKLLEREEVNGGKTIEVDLEAEFLSLGLDIIGLGVFNYDFGSVTKESPVIKAVYGTLSEAEHRSTFYIPYWKFPLARWIVPRQRKFYGDLKVINDCLDELIRNAKETRQETDVEKLQQRDYANLKDASLLRFLVDMRGSDVDDRQLRDDLMTMLIAGHETTAAVLTWAIFFLAQNPSKMKKAQTEIDSVLGQSQPTLDSLKKLEYTKFIIAESLRLYPQPPLLIRRSLKPDTLPGGYKGEKGGYKIPAGTDIFISVYNLHRSPYYWDRPNVFEPERFSVQKNSEIEGWAGFDPSRSPGAYYPNEIMADFSFLPFGGGPRKCVGDQFALLESTVSLAMLLQKFNVELRGSPESVGLVTGATIHTKNGMWCKLSKRSDVQ; this comes from the exons ATGGCTGCTTATTCTCCCCCAACTCTGCTTAATCTCAGCTTTCAGAGAAGTGACTATGGTTATCTTCACTCTTCAACCACCACTAATCTTCTCAATCCAAAGCTCAAACGCTCTTCTATCAG GTGCCAATCCACTAGTACTGAAGACCCAAAAACAAAAAGAAATTTACTGGATAATGCAAGCAACCTCCTGACAAATCTTTTAAGTGGGGGAAATCTTGGGTCTATGCCCATAGCTGAAGGTGCAGTCACTGACTTGTTTGATCGGCCTCTCTTCTTTTCACTATATGATTGGTTCATAGAG CACGGCTCTGTGTATAAGCTTGCATTTGGACCGAAAGCATTTGTTGTTGTATCAGATCCTATTGTTGCAAGGCACATTCTTCGAGAAAATGCATTTGGTTATGATAAG GGAGTTCTGGCTGATATTCTGGAACCGATAATGGGAAAAGGACTTATACCCGCTGACCTTGAAACTTGGAAGCAGAGGAGAAGAG TTATTGCTCCTGGGTTCCATGCTGTATACCTGGAAGCTATGGTCAAAATGTTCTGTGATTGTTCAGAAAGAACAGTATCAAAAGTTGAGAAGTTGCTGGAAAGAGAGGAAGTGAATGGGGGAAAGACAATTGAAGTAGACCTTGAAGCAGAGTTTTTGAGTCTGGGGCTTGATATTATTGGGCTTGGTGTCTTTAACTATGACTTTGGTTCTGTTACCAAGGAATCTCCTGTAATTAAG GCAGTATATGGTACTCTCTCTGAAGCTGAACATAGGTCCACCTTTTACATCCCATATTGGAAATTTCCCCTGGCAAGGTGGATAGTTCCCCGGCAGCGGAAGTTTTATGGTGATCTGAAGGTTATAAATGACTGTCTCGATGAACTCATCAGAAATGCAAAAGAGACCAGACAG GAAACAGATGTCGAAAAACTGCAACAAAGGGACTATGCTAATCTGAAG GATGCAAGTCTATTGCGTTTCTTAGTTGATATGCGCGGATCTGATGTTGACGACCGTCAG CTGAGAGATGACTTGATGACAATGCTTATTGCCGGGCATGAAACAACAGCAGCTGTCCTTACTTGGGCTATTTTCTTCCTTGCACAA AACCCCTCCAAGATGAAGAAAGCACAGACAGAAATTGATTCGGTACTTGGACAAAGTCAACCAACTTTAGATTCACTTAAAAAATTGGA GTACACAAAATTTATTATTGCGGAGTCTCTTCGTTTGTATCCTCAACCCCCCTTGCTTATTAGACGTTCTCTAAAACCAGATACACTACCAG GAGGATACAAGGGTGAAAAGGGTGGTTATAAGATTCCCGCCGGAACTGATATCTTTATCTCT GTATACAATCTCCACAGATCTCCATATTATTGGGACCGTCCTAATGTATTCGAACCAGAGAGGTTTTCAGTGCAAAAGAATAGTGAGATCGAAGGATGGGCTGGCTTTGACCCTTCTCGAAGCCCTGGAGCATATTATCCGAATGAG ATTATGGCAGATTTCTCCTTCTTACCTTTCGGTGGAGGGCCAAGAAAATGCGTGGGGGACCAATTCGCCCTGTTGGAGTCGACAGTATCATTGGCAATGCTGTTGCAGAAGTTCAATGTAGAGCTAAGAGGATCACCGGAGTCGGTTGGACTAGTAACAGGGGCAACCATCCACACCAAGAATGGAATGTGGTGCAAATTAAGTAAGAGGTCTGATGTACAGTGA
- the LOC101311991 gene encoding probable pectinesterase 8-like, translated as MNPNIPGSSQPLQKMMSLKSIPLAFLVAIFAVLWSCKHLIISNPNSHYLKYFEGLGLTTASISPIVSLLIPYSIKYNARHHKKHDKKTKKVSICDDFPPGIPPPDTNTTSYLCVDRNGCCNFTLVQSAVDAVPALSQKRTVIWINNGIYYEKVTVPSAKPNITFQGQGYFSTAISWNDTANSSHGTFYSGSVQVFGANFIAKNISFMNVAPIPKPGDVGAQAVAIRVSGDQSAFWGCGFFGAQDTLHDDKGRHYFRDCYIQGSIDFIFGNARSLYENCQLVSMANPVAPGAKIINGALTAHGRASNENTGYSFVNCIVGGSGRVWLGRAWRPFSRVVFINTTMTDIIAPEGWNDFNDPTRDQTIFYGEYNCSGAGANLTMRASYVQKLNDTQASPFLNVSFIDGNDWLQPMDAN; from the exons ATGAATCCAAACATCCCAGGTTCCTCTCAACCTCTTCAGAAAATGATGAGTCTCAAAAGCATACCACTAGCCTTTCTTGTTGCCATTTTCGCAGTTTTATGGTCATGTAAACATCTCATTATCTCTAATCCAAACTCACATTACCTCAAATACTTTGAAGGTCTCGGTCTCACCACTGCTTCGATATCGCCTATTGTGTCTCTTCTCATCCCATACTCCATCAAATATAATGCTAGGCACCACAAAAAGCATGATAAAAAGACCAAAAAAGTGTCAATCTGTGATGACTTCCCTCCTGGAATACCTCCTCCAGATACCAACACAACCTCCTATTTATGCGTTGATCGGAACGGGTGCTGCAATTTCACTTTAGTTCAATCAGCTGTTGATGCAGTTCCAGCTCTTAGCCAGAAACGAACAGTAATATGGATCAACAATGGAATTTACTA TGAGAAAGTCACTGTTCCAAGCGCCAAACCGAACATAACATTCCAAGGACAAGGGTATTTTTCGACTGCAATATCATGGAATGACACAGCGAATTCATCGCATGGCACATTTTATAGTGGCTCCGTTCAAGTTTTTGGTGCCAACTTCATTGCTAAGAATATAAGCTTCATG AATGTAGCTCCGATTCCAAAACCCGGTGATGTAGGAGCGCAAGCTGTGGCAATTAGGGTATCGGGGGACCAATCTGCATTTTGGGGTTGTGGATTCTTTGGAGCTCAAGATACCCTCCATGATGATAAGGGACGCCATTACTTTAGGGATTGCTATATTCAGGGTTCCATCGATTTCATCTTTGGCAATGCAAGGTCATTATATGAG AATTGCCAATTGGTTTCGATGGCAAACCCGGTAGCCCCAGGAGCAAAGATCATTAATGGAGCCCTAACAGCGCATGGCAGAGCTTCAAATGAAAACACTGGATACTCATTTGTGAACTGCATTGTTGGAGGGTCTGGAAGGGTTTGGTTAGGTCGAGCATGGAGGCCTTTCTCACGCGTGGTGTTCATCAACACAACAATGACTGACATCATAGCTCCAGAAGGCTGGAATGATTTCAATGACCCAACAAGAGACCA GACTATATTCTATGGAGAATACAATTGCTCAGGTGCAGGAGCTAATTTGACCATGCGGGCATCTTATGTACAGAAACTCAATGACACTCAAGCTTCTCCTTTCCTTAATGTGTCCTTCATTGATGGAAATGATTGGTTACAACCCATGGATGCTAACTAG
- the LOC101312279 gene encoding probable pectinesterase 15-like, whose product MCLKTTCLTCFVALLVALLAVLFASAHLTTNQNSPSALSIPYAAHHKHENDDPLPDTTATSYLCVDQNGHLRKWRFRLANKPNITFQGEGYLWTVIAWNDTAKSSYSTKLSASVHVAGANFIAKNISFKNTAPPPEPGVDDAQAVALRVSGDKAAFWGCGFYGYQDTLNDENGRHYFKDCYIQGTVDYIYGNGQSFYENCQLITIAAAGSIAYITAHGRSNTVRVENTCAGFAFVSCTIDGSGIVWLGRECRRFARVVFANTYMSNIITPEGWNATTSGDEKTVFFGEYKCKSPGANMNKRKPFVHNLTHSQAYSHFLTVSFIDGVECLSGCYPLIISLLSFTLSLASYVM is encoded by the exons ATGTGTCTGAAAACAACATGTTTAACATGTTTTGTTGCCCTTCTTGTTGCCCTTCTTGCAGTTCTATTCGCATCTGCACATCTTACCACTAACCAAAACTCACCATCTGCTCTCAGCATCCCATATGCTGCGCATCATAAACATGAAAATGATGATCCTCTCCCAGACACAACTGCAACCTCCTATCTTTGCGTCGATCAAAACGGGCATT TGAGAAAGTGGAGGTTCCGATTAGCAAACAAACCAAATATAACATTTCAAGGAGAAGGGTATTTATGGACTGTAATTGCTTGGAATGACACGGCCAAGTCATCATATAGCACAAAACTAAGTGCCTCTGTTCATGTTGCTGGTGCCAACTTCATTGCTAAGAACATAAGCTTCAAG AATACGGCTCCACCTCCAGAACCTGGTGTTGATGATGCTCAAGCAGTAGCGCTTAGAGTATCGGGAGATAAAGCTGCATTTTGGGGTTGTGGATTCTATGGATACCAAGACACCCTCAATGATGAGAATGGTCGCCATTACTTCAAGGATTGCTATATCCAGGGCACCGTTGATTACATCTATGGCAATGGACAATCATTCTATGAG AATTGCCAGCTGATCACCATCGCAGCCGCCGGATCAATTGCGTATATTACAGCCCACGGCAGAAGCAATACCGTCAGGGTTGAGAATACGTGTGCTGGCTTTGCCTTTGTTAGTTGCACCATCGATGGGAGTGGAATAGTCTGGTTAGGTCGAGAATGTAGGCGTTTTGCACGAGTAGTTTTTGCCAACACCTACATGAGTAACATTATCACTCCAGAAGGTTGGAATGCAACAACATCCGGAGATGAAAA GACTGTGTTCTTTGGAGAATACAAATGCAAGAGTCCAGGAGCTAATATGAACAAGCGTAAACCTTTCGTGCACAATCTCACTCACAGTCAAGCTTATTCTCATTTCCTTACTGTGTCTTTCATCGACGGGGTTGAATGCCTGAGTGGCTGCTACCCTTTAATAATTAGCCTTCTCTCTTTTACGCTCTCTCTAGCTAGCTATGTGATGTGA